In the Chroococcidiopsis sp. SAG 2025 genome, one interval contains:
- a CDS encoding SufS family cysteine desulfurase, which yields MTFTQARTLADIVRADFPILHQEVNGKPLVYLDNAATSQKPLLVLNTLRDYYEQYNSNVHRGVHTLAAKATEAYEGARDKVAAFVNAAQREEVVFTRNATEAINLVAYSWGNSNIQRGDEIILSVMEHHSNLVPWQLLAQRTGAVLKFVELTPEEEFNLEQYKSLISDKTKLVAVVHVSNTLGCINPVQEIIAIAHQHGAKVLIDACQSVPHMPVNVQQMDCDWLVASGHKMCAPTGIGFLYGKLELLRSMPPFLGGGEMIADVYLDRSTYADLPHKFEAGTPAIGEAIALGAAVDYLGAIGMDKIYAYESELTQYLFEQLAQISEVRTYGPLPKIAGVGRAALASFTAGDVHPHDLSTLLDQAGVAIRAGHHCTQPLHRYIHAQSTARASLSFYNTREEIDIFIVALKEAVEFFGSIFG from the coding sequence ATGACTTTTACCCAAGCAAGAACCCTCGCCGATATCGTCCGCGCTGACTTCCCAATCCTGCATCAAGAAGTCAATGGCAAACCCTTGGTGTACCTCGACAACGCCGCCACTTCTCAAAAACCTTTACTCGTTCTCAACACCTTACGGGATTATTACGAGCAATATAACTCCAACGTTCATCGCGGCGTGCATACCCTAGCGGCTAAAGCAACCGAAGCTTACGAAGGGGCGCGGGATAAAGTGGCTGCGTTTGTCAATGCAGCGCAGCGAGAAGAAGTTGTGTTTACCCGCAATGCTACCGAAGCAATTAACTTAGTTGCTTACAGCTGGGGTAATAGCAATATCCAACGGGGAGATGAAATTATTCTCTCTGTGATGGAACACCACAGCAACTTAGTCCCTTGGCAACTTCTAGCCCAAAGAACGGGTGCGGTGTTGAAGTTTGTCGAACTAACTCCAGAAGAAGAGTTTAATTTAGAGCAATATAAGTCGTTAATTTCCGACAAAACAAAACTTGTGGCTGTGGTTCACGTCTCTAATACTTTGGGATGCATTAACCCAGTACAAGAAATAATTGCGATCGCCCATCAACACGGTGCGAAAGTTTTGATCGATGCTTGCCAAAGCGTACCACATATGCCTGTCAACGTACAGCAAATGGACTGCGATTGGTTAGTGGCTTCCGGTCACAAAATGTGCGCTCCTACCGGAATTGGCTTTTTGTATGGAAAACTAGAATTGTTGCGATCGATGCCACCGTTTTTAGGTGGTGGTGAAATGATCGCCGACGTGTATTTAGACCGTTCTACCTACGCCGATTTACCACACAAATTTGAAGCAGGAACCCCAGCAATCGGAGAAGCGATCGCCCTTGGTGCAGCTGTAGACTATTTAGGGGCGATCGGGATGGATAAAATTTATGCCTATGAATCGGAATTAACGCAATATCTGTTCGAGCAACTGGCTCAAATTTCTGAAGTCCGCACCTACGGACCATTACCTAAAATAGCAGGTGTGGGTAGAGCTGCATTGGCTTCATTTACAGCTGGCGATGTCCATCCTCACGACTTATCTACTCTATTAGATCAGGCTGGGGTTGCGATTCGCGCCGGACACCACTGCACGCAGCCTTTACATCGCTACATCCACGCTCAGTCTACCGCACGGGCAAGTTTATCTTTTTACAATACCCGTGAAGAGATTGACATATTTATTGTTGCTCTGAAGGAAGCAGTAGAATTTTTTGGTAGTATCTTCGGTTAA
- the sufC gene encoding Fe-S cluster assembly ATPase SufC, which yields MIIENSEILLSVKDLTAEVDGNPILKGVNLEVRAGGIHAIMGPNGSGKSTFSKALAGHPAYEVTGGEAIFQGKNLLEMEPEERARTGVFLAFQYPLEIPGVSNLDFLRVAYNSRRKEQGLEELDAFDFDDLIQEKLDVVKMDAAFLNRSVNEGFSGGEKKRNEILQMALLEPKIAILDETDSGLDIDALKIVANGVNQLASPENATILITHYQRLLNYIVPDYVHVMAGGRIIKSGGKELALELESRGYDWVLEAATEVGV from the coding sequence ATGATTATTGAAAATAGTGAAATTTTGCTGTCGGTGAAAGACCTGACAGCTGAAGTTGATGGGAATCCAATTTTAAAGGGAGTGAATTTAGAAGTTCGCGCTGGAGGAATCCATGCGATCATGGGACCGAATGGCTCTGGTAAAAGCACTTTTTCTAAAGCCTTAGCAGGACATCCAGCTTATGAGGTAACGGGTGGTGAAGCAATTTTTCAAGGCAAAAATTTGCTAGAGATGGAACCAGAAGAACGAGCTAGAACTGGAGTTTTTCTGGCATTTCAGTATCCCTTAGAAATTCCTGGCGTAAGTAATTTAGATTTCTTACGAGTTGCCTACAATTCTCGGCGGAAAGAGCAAGGTTTAGAGGAATTGGATGCATTCGATTTTGACGATTTGATCCAAGAGAAATTGGATGTTGTCAAGATGGATGCGGCTTTCTTAAACCGCAGCGTGAATGAAGGGTTTTCTGGCGGCGAGAAGAAGCGGAACGAAATTTTGCAAATGGCACTGTTGGAACCAAAAATTGCAATTTTGGATGAAACAGATTCTGGTTTGGATATTGACGCGCTGAAGATTGTTGCTAATGGCGTGAATCAATTAGCTAGCCCTGAAAATGCCACAATTCTAATTACTCACTATCAGAGATTGCTCAACTACATCGTCCCAGATTACGTCCACGTTATGGCTGGGGGACGGATTATTAAGAGTGGTGGTAAGGAATTGGCGCTTGAATTAGAATCCCGTGGCTACGATTGGGTGTTGGAAGCTGCAACTGAGGTAGGAGTGTAA
- a CDS encoding response regulator, which produces MASCGTFQKLSPLSLLAHLSSCYDSALLKVTSGAVTWSVYLEEGKITYASHSIAAFDRLDCHLHRLSYKVPTLTSETRAQLSLIFETEAEQRSDTNPEYQAIGWLVNHQYLNAEQAAELVAELVGETIESFLLVKSGQYDFSSNSNLEQIFCRLELQPIVDLCQKRLQKWQALAPEIFSPYQRLYFSNRHKLEQQIPQEIQQKFSTILKGFSFRHLAILLNQDELELAQNLHQYIAAGTILLQDPYAPFDQLPRTFEQTASPSTTPIVIPEKVPLPLDDIRDRHISDRRLAATPKAFEREPVRETQFPTTKKESLPTQSPQPHSEPVKHSSQPPVNFPITRTTPPVPPTHIETPTSPPTVIADAPATRNKYKIVCVDDSPAMLQELKKFLEDDLFSVFTIDNPVKALMQIIKVKPDLILLDVNMAGIDGYELCRLLRNHSLFKDTPIIMVTANTGIINRVKARVVGASGYLTKPFSQPDILKMVFRHLT; this is translated from the coding sequence ATGGCTAGCTGTGGAACCTTTCAGAAGTTAAGTCCGCTGAGTTTATTGGCGCACTTGTCTAGTTGTTATGATAGTGCCTTGTTAAAGGTGACTAGCGGTGCTGTTACATGGTCGGTCTATCTTGAAGAGGGAAAGATTACTTATGCTTCCCATTCAATTGCTGCCTTCGATCGCCTCGACTGTCATTTGCATCGCCTCAGTTATAAAGTACCGACGCTGACAAGTGAAACTAGAGCGCAATTAAGTTTGATTTTTGAAACTGAAGCAGAACAGCGGTCAGATACTAATCCCGAATATCAAGCAATTGGTTGGTTAGTTAACCATCAATATTTAAATGCCGAACAAGCAGCAGAATTAGTTGCAGAATTGGTTGGAGAAACGATTGAGTCGTTTTTACTAGTTAAATCGGGGCAGTACGACTTTAGCAGCAACTCAAACTTAGAGCAAATTTTTTGTCGGCTCGAACTACAACCGATTGTCGATCTATGTCAAAAGCGCCTGCAAAAGTGGCAAGCTCTAGCACCAGAAATTTTCTCACCCTACCAGCGGCTTTATTTTTCTAACCGTCACAAATTAGAACAGCAAATTCCGCAGGAAATTCAGCAAAAGTTTAGTACGATTCTCAAAGGTTTCAGTTTTCGTCATCTGGCAATTCTATTAAATCAAGACGAACTTGAATTGGCGCAAAACCTACACCAGTACATTGCAGCAGGAACAATTTTGTTGCAAGACCCCTATGCGCCATTTGACCAATTACCAAGAACCTTTGAACAGACAGCATCGCCATCAACAACACCAATTGTCATACCGGAAAAAGTCCCCTTACCGCTAGATGATATCCGCGATCGCCACATTAGCGATCGCCGGCTGGCTGCAACTCCAAAAGCTTTCGAGCGCGAACCAGTCAGAGAGACGCAGTTTCCTACGACAAAGAAAGAATCTCTCCCCACACAGTCTCCGCAGCCACACTCAGAGCCAGTCAAGCATAGCTCTCAACCACCAGTTAATTTCCCGATTACGCGGACGACACCCCCAGTTCCTCCCACGCATATAGAGACTCCCACATCCCCACCGACCGTTATTGCCGATGCTCCGGCTACGAGAAATAAGTATAAAATTGTTTGTGTGGACGATAGCCCAGCAATGTTACAGGAACTGAAAAAGTTTTTAGAAGACGACTTATTTTCAGTTTTTACAATTGATAATCCTGTTAAAGCTTTAATGCAGATTATTAAAGTTAAGCCAGATCTCATCTTATTAGATGTAAATATGGCAGGAATTGACGGTTATGAATTGTGTCGCTTGCTCCGCAATCATTCTCTATTTAAAGACACGCCGATTATTATGGTGACGGCGAATACAGGAATTATTAACCGAGTCAAAGCTAGAGTTGTCGGTGCTTCAGGTTACTTAACTAAGCCTTTTAGCCAGCCAGATATTCTCAAAATGGTGTTTAGGCATTTGACTTAA
- a CDS encoding PP2C family serine/threonine-protein phosphatase — MRNDAHDELYTTGRLDAPAQIRQWRVASASVRGTSHEKVGQLCQDAHHWEKLPTGVLVAAVADGAGSAALGKVGAIVAAQTAVETICAEGSRLHLIDDEQGWQRILTQALAAAKTAVEAEAAVCGKQARELATTLILAVATPELVAAVQVGDGLAVASDRDGQIFALTAAQKGEYINETTFLVSPQALETVQVNVWRGTTTNIAVFSDGLQMLAVNMGDGSPYKPFFSPLFQFMAGMEDESEAKEQLAAFLRSPRITERTDDDLTLLLATLVS; from the coding sequence ATGCGTAACGATGCCCACGATGAGCTATATACAACAGGACGGTTAGATGCTCCTGCTCAGATCCGGCAATGGCGAGTCGCATCCGCCTCAGTTCGAGGTACGAGCCACGAAAAGGTCGGACAGCTTTGTCAAGACGCTCATCATTGGGAAAAGTTGCCCACGGGGGTTTTGGTAGCAGCAGTAGCTGACGGGGCAGGAAGTGCAGCTTTAGGCAAAGTCGGGGCAATTGTCGCCGCGCAAACGGCGGTAGAGACGATTTGTGCTGAAGGCTCTAGACTGCATTTGATTGACGACGAGCAGGGATGGCAGCGAATTCTGACTCAAGCTCTGGCAGCAGCAAAGACAGCAGTAGAAGCAGAAGCAGCCGTCTGTGGCAAGCAGGCACGGGAGTTAGCGACGACGTTGATTTTAGCAGTTGCTACCCCAGAATTAGTCGCCGCGGTGCAGGTAGGTGATGGCTTGGCAGTAGCGAGCGATCGCGACGGTCAAATTTTTGCTCTGACTGCCGCTCAAAAAGGAGAATATATTAATGAAACAACTTTTCTAGTTTCCCCCCAAGCCTTGGAGACAGTCCAAGTCAACGTTTGGCGGGGAACGACGACAAATATTGCCGTGTTTTCAGATGGGTTGCAGATGCTAGCTGTGAACATGGGCGATGGTTCACCTTACAAACCATTTTTTTCTCCCCTGTTTCAATTTATGGCAGGTATGGAGGATGAGAGTGAAGCTAAAGAACAACTGGCGGCGTTTTTGCGATCGCCAAGAATTACGGAACGGACGGATGACGACTTGACTTTACTATTGGCGACGCTTGTGAGTTAA
- the sufR gene encoding iron-sulfur cluster biosynthesis transcriptional regulator SufR has translation MVTTQQPSTKQDILQYLMKQGQATAQELATELDVSPQAIRRHLKDLEAEELILYQAVPLGMGRPQHVYKLSDKGRDRLRRTINDGGGDSHGQFAVSLLDTLAQTVGREQMGTILRMQWERKALEYRDRVGEGSLQERVANLVELRKAEGYMAEWYFVNEENSARGFIITEHNCAIANVAESFPVVCGHELEMFATILPDCQIERTHWIIDGEHRCGYLVRSIGERGKL, from the coding sequence ATGGTGACAACGCAGCAGCCCTCGACCAAGCAGGACATTCTGCAATATCTGATGAAGCAGGGGCAAGCCACGGCACAGGAGCTAGCCACAGAGCTTGATGTCAGTCCACAAGCGATTCGTCGCCATTTAAAGGATTTAGAGGCAGAGGAACTGATTTTATATCAAGCAGTTCCTCTGGGCATGGGGCGACCGCAACACGTATATAAACTGAGCGATAAAGGGCGCGATCGCCTGCGTCGTACTATTAATGATGGAGGGGGAGACAGCCACGGACAATTTGCCGTTTCCCTGCTCGACACCCTCGCCCAAACAGTGGGGCGGGAACAAATGGGGACAATTTTACGGATGCAATGGGAGCGTAAAGCTCTAGAATACCGCGATCGCGTCGGCGAGGGTTCGCTGCAAGAGCGAGTAGCTAACTTAGTAGAATTGAGAAAAGCTGAAGGCTACATGGCAGAGTGGTATTTTGTCAACGAAGAGAATTCAGCTAGGGGATTTATCATTACCGAACATAATTGCGCCATTGCCAATGTTGCTGAATCCTTCCCTGTAGTCTGCGGACACGAATTAGAAATGTTCGCCACAATCCTCCCAGATTGTCAAATCGAGCGCACTCACTGGATTATTGACGGCGAACACCGTTGCGGGTATTTGGTACGAAGCATAGGGGAAAGGGGAAAGCTGTAG
- the sufB gene encoding Fe-S cluster assembly protein SufB: MSATVKTIVNQPYKYGFITDIEADIIPRGLSEDVIRLISAKKEEPEFMLEFRLRAYRQWLKMTEPTWHSVQYPPINYQDIIYYSAPKKKPKQLNSLEEVDPALLETFEKLGIPISEQKRLSNVAVDAIFDSVSVATTFKEKLAKEGVIFCSISEALREYPELVQKYLGSVVPTADNYFAALNSAVFSDGSFVYIPKNTKCPMELSTYFRINSGDTGQFERTLIVAEEGSYVSYLEGCTAPMYDTNQLHAAVVELVALDNAEIKYSTVQNWYAGDEKGKGGIYNFVTKRGLCQGVNSKISWTQVETGSAITWKYPSCVLVGDNSVGEFYSVALTNNMQQADTGTKMIHVGKNTRSTIISKGISAGNSSNSYRGLVKVNPKAQGARNYSQCDSMLIGDNARANTFPYIQVQNNTAKIEHEASTSKIGEDQLFYFAQRGISSEDAISMMISGFCKDVFNQLPMEFAVEADRLLSLKLEGSVG; the protein is encoded by the coding sequence ATGAGTGCAACTGTCAAAACCATCGTCAACCAGCCTTACAAGTACGGCTTTATTACCGACATCGAGGCAGATATCATTCCTCGCGGTCTGAGTGAAGACGTTATCCGCCTGATCTCTGCTAAGAAAGAAGAACCAGAGTTCATGTTGGAATTTCGTCTGAGAGCTTACCGTCAATGGCTGAAGATGACAGAACCTACTTGGCACAGTGTCCAGTATCCTCCCATCAACTATCAAGATATTATCTACTATTCCGCGCCGAAAAAGAAACCAAAGCAACTGAATAGCTTGGAAGAAGTCGATCCCGCATTGCTGGAAACTTTTGAAAAGCTTGGTATTCCCATATCAGAACAGAAGCGTCTATCTAATGTCGCAGTAGATGCCATTTTTGACAGCGTTTCTGTAGCTACTACCTTCAAGGAAAAGTTAGCCAAAGAAGGTGTAATTTTCTGCTCGATTTCCGAAGCTTTACGGGAATATCCAGAGTTGGTACAGAAATATCTGGGTAGTGTCGTCCCAACAGCAGATAATTACTTCGCGGCACTCAATTCCGCTGTATTCAGTGACGGTTCCTTCGTTTATATCCCCAAAAACACTAAATGCCCGATGGAACTGTCTACATACTTCCGCATCAACAGCGGCGATACAGGACAGTTCGAGCGGACTTTGATTGTAGCCGAGGAAGGGAGCTACGTTTCCTACCTAGAAGGCTGTACCGCACCGATGTACGACACTAACCAGCTACACGCGGCGGTGGTGGAACTTGTCGCTTTAGACAATGCTGAAATTAAATACTCTACTGTCCAAAACTGGTATGCTGGCGATGAAAAAGGTAAAGGTGGGATTTACAACTTCGTCACCAAACGCGGTTTGTGTCAGGGAGTGAATTCTAAAATTTCTTGGACGCAGGTAGAAACGGGTTCAGCAATTACTTGGAAGTATCCTAGTTGCGTGTTAGTCGGCGATAATTCTGTCGGTGAGTTTTATTCTGTGGCGCTGACGAATAATATGCAGCAAGCCGATACAGGAACGAAGATGATCCATGTTGGCAAGAACACCCGCAGCACGATTATTTCCAAGGGAATTTCTGCGGGGAACTCTAGCAACAGCTACCGTGGTTTGGTAAAAGTTAACCCGAAAGCACAAGGAGCGCGGAATTATTCTCAGTGCGATTCAATGTTAATTGGAGATAATGCACGGGCAAATACTTTCCCCTACATTCAGGTACAAAATAACACTGCCAAGATCGAGCATGAAGCTTCGACTTCCAAGATTGGTGAAGATCAGTTATTCTACTTCGCACAACGAGGTATTTCTTCAGAAGATGCAATCTCGATGATGATTAGCGGTTTCTGTAAGGATGTGTTTAACCAGCTGCCAATGGAATTTGCTGTAGAAGCCGATCGCCTGCTGAGTCTGAAACTGGAAGGTAGTGTGGGTTAA
- a CDS encoding tetratricopeptide repeat protein, with amino-acid sequence MRLQRSSNNQIITLDPNSSLGHGGEARVFTVPQNEALVAKVYHKPREIQASKLTAMLANPPDNPMAGQGHISIAWPEELLRSTDGSNRVVGFLMPRVKGMHSLLDFYNPKTRRQKCPFFNYLYLHRTARNIAAAMGALHARGYCVGDVNESNILVSDTALVTLVDTDSFQVRDLQTAAIYRCGVGKPEFTPPELQGKNFGQIDRAPEHDLFGLAVLIFQLLMEGTHPFSGIYQGSGDPPPYAARIAAGHFTYGSKPVPYKPTPIAPNWEILHPSLRQLFVKCFDAGHSQPHLRPNAQTWQAALKEAENALTTCSANNQHRYSDHLQSCPWCERAVKLGGRDPFPSLEAVRQKKHLQPLPPKRTAPVYRQYRALDRSAAYYSSATLSKHAPLFLTLPRSHRRLSRRKFNLMMMGTFSLGAVSLILLMQVLSDVQLPFDSRFSVTSIPEPPSDGKVAAKSGNNFVAYYKQGDAYYKVGDYEGAIDNYDRAIKLNPKDAQVYLNRGNALYEVAQHSGDPDRTYRRAIEDFNRTLGLKPNQAEAYLSRGMVRYEIAQYSKNPEKEYQQAIQDFDRSLRLNPRAAKALVKRGIVHYKLAQYKGDLSTGYKAAIGDFNRALSIDSQEAEAYLKRGIVRYELAQYSGQSDREAVEDLQTAAKLFLKQGNIEEYQLALGNICVALDKNCDSFLRNPEKFILSTPQSLPGEGKPK; translated from the coding sequence ATGCGGTTGCAACGAAGCTCCAACAACCAAATTATCACGTTGGACCCCAACTCTAGCCTCGGACATGGGGGAGAAGCCCGTGTCTTTACTGTACCGCAGAACGAGGCACTAGTAGCAAAGGTTTATCACAAGCCTAGAGAGATTCAGGCATCTAAGCTAACGGCAATGCTTGCTAACCCGCCAGATAACCCTATGGCGGGGCAAGGACATATTTCGATCGCTTGGCCTGAAGAGTTGCTGAGGTCAACTGATGGCAGCAATCGGGTTGTCGGCTTTCTGATGCCGCGAGTTAAAGGGATGCACTCCCTACTCGATTTTTACAATCCTAAAACGCGACGGCAAAAATGCCCGTTCTTTAACTACCTCTATCTCCATCGAACTGCCCGTAATATTGCCGCTGCCATGGGAGCGCTGCACGCACGCGGATATTGCGTTGGAGATGTGAACGAATCAAACATTTTAGTCAGCGATACAGCTCTCGTCACCCTCGTAGATACGGATTCGTTTCAAGTCCGCGACCTGCAAACGGCAGCTATTTATCGCTGCGGTGTCGGAAAGCCAGAATTTACGCCGCCAGAACTGCAAGGAAAGAATTTCGGTCAGATCGATCGCGCCCCAGAACACGACTTATTTGGGCTAGCAGTCCTGATCTTCCAACTGCTGATGGAAGGGACTCACCCTTTTTCAGGAATTTATCAAGGTAGTGGCGATCCCCCACCCTATGCAGCACGGATAGCGGCAGGACATTTTACCTATGGCAGCAAGCCAGTACCGTACAAGCCTACGCCGATTGCACCAAATTGGGAGATTTTACACCCTAGTTTGAGGCAGTTATTTGTCAAGTGTTTTGATGCAGGTCATTCTCAACCCCATCTCCGCCCCAACGCCCAAACCTGGCAAGCTGCCCTCAAAGAAGCAGAAAACGCTTTGACAACCTGTAGCGCCAACAATCAGCATCGCTATAGCGATCACCTGCAAAGCTGTCCTTGGTGCGAGCGGGCAGTAAAATTAGGCGGGCGCGACCCGTTTCCGTCCTTGGAGGCAGTCAGACAGAAAAAACACCTCCAACCTTTGCCACCTAAGCGTACTGCTCCTGTATATCGACAGTATAGAGCGCTCGATCGCTCCGCCGCTTATTATTCATCTGCCACGCTCAGCAAACACGCACCATTATTTTTAACACTGCCAAGAAGTCATAGAAGGCTGAGCCGCAGAAAGTTCAACCTGATGATGATGGGAACGTTTAGTCTAGGAGCTGTGAGCTTGATCCTGTTGATGCAGGTGTTAAGTGACGTGCAACTGCCCTTTGACAGTCGTTTTAGCGTTACCTCCATCCCCGAACCACCAAGTGACGGCAAAGTAGCAGCAAAAAGTGGCAATAATTTTGTTGCCTACTACAAGCAGGGCGATGCTTATTACAAAGTAGGAGACTATGAAGGGGCTATTGATAATTACGATCGCGCCATCAAGCTCAATCCCAAGGATGCTCAAGTCTATTTAAACCGAGGTAACGCCCTCTACGAAGTTGCCCAGCATAGCGGCGACCCCGACCGTACCTATCGCCGAGCGATTGAAGACTTCAATCGCACCCTGGGACTCAAACCCAACCAAGCTGAAGCCTATCTCAGTCGCGGCATGGTACGTTATGAAATTGCTCAGTACAGTAAAAATCCCGAAAAAGAATATCAGCAAGCAATTCAAGACTTCGATCGCTCTTTGCGGCTCAATCCCCGTGCTGCCAAAGCACTGGTCAAACGCGGCATCGTTCACTACAAACTGGCACAGTATAAAGGGGACTTGAGTACGGGCTACAAAGCCGCAATTGGAGATTTTAACCGAGCGCTTAGTATTGACTCCCAAGAAGCAGAAGCTTATCTCAAGCGGGGAATTGTTCGCTACGAGCTAGCTCAGTATAGCGGACAGAGCGATCGCGAAGCAGTAGAAGATTTACAAACAGCCGCTAAACTGTTTCTCAAACAAGGCAATATCGAAGAATATCAACTCGCTTTAGGTAACATCTGCGTTGCTCTCGATAAGAATTGCGATTCCTTCTTGAGGAACCCAGAAAAGTTTATTCTTTCTACCCCGCAATCTCTCCCTGGAGAGGGAAAGCCTAAATGA
- the sufD gene encoding Fe-S cluster assembly protein SufD codes for MSIQVSPTVTNGSHAHVSGGDNYLLELLQQCQKGVETLHVTSLQEIRDRAASIIRQSTLPTTKIEEWRFTDLSALKQFNFQAAVPCELPAALVTPLTFPEAANSRLVFVNGAYASELSAIGDLPKGVVASNLSGLPAEYRDRIDNYLAKSEGKEEIFTALNTAGMMDVAVVWIPKDVVVETPIHLLFIANSFRTPTIQQPRCLVVAETGSSVTLVEDYLNQFNIEDPEEGEAEVGETVYLTNAVTEIWLGENAQVRHTRVERESVEAFHIGKTAITQARDSRYTCNAITLGAKLSRHNLDIYQTGEQTETILNGLTMIAGQQTADTHSAIALNYPYGMSRQLHKCIVADKAHTVFNGRVFVAKAAQLTDAGQLNRNLLLSPKARVDTKPQLEIIADNVKCSHGATVSQLEDDEIFYLQSRGINAVDAQNLLVNAFAAEIINQLPIPSLQQTLLKAVALSRKS; via the coding sequence ATGAGTATTCAAGTTTCTCCGACAGTTACGAATGGCAGTCATGCTCATGTGTCGGGTGGGGATAACTACCTGTTAGAGTTATTGCAACAATGTCAAAAGGGTGTAGAGACGTTACATGTAACATCTCTACAAGAAATTCGCGATCGCGCCGCTTCTATTATTCGTCAGTCTACTCTACCTACTACCAAAATAGAAGAGTGGCGTTTTACCGATTTATCTGCTTTAAAGCAGTTTAACTTTCAAGCTGCGGTTCCATGTGAATTACCCGCAGCACTGGTAACACCTCTAACCTTTCCAGAAGCAGCAAATAGCCGTTTGGTATTTGTCAACGGAGCGTATGCATCAGAACTATCGGCGATTGGTGACTTACCAAAAGGTGTGGTAGCTAGCAATTTATCAGGATTACCAGCAGAATACCGCGATCGCATTGACAACTACCTGGCAAAATCTGAGGGAAAAGAAGAAATCTTCACAGCTCTCAATACGGCTGGAATGATGGATGTTGCTGTCGTTTGGATTCCTAAGGATGTTGTAGTAGAAACTCCAATTCACCTGCTATTTATCGCTAATTCCTTCAGAACGCCAACGATTCAGCAGCCGCGCTGCTTGGTAGTAGCGGAAACTGGTAGTAGCGTCACGCTGGTGGAAGACTACTTAAATCAATTTAATATTGAAGATCCTGAAGAAGGCGAAGCAGAAGTCGGAGAGACGGTATACTTGACCAACGCCGTTACGGAAATCTGGCTGGGAGAAAATGCCCAAGTTCGCCATACTAGAGTTGAGCGGGAAAGTGTAGAAGCATTTCACATTGGCAAAACTGCCATTACTCAAGCACGGGATAGCCGTTACACCTGCAATGCGATTACTTTAGGGGCGAAACTGTCGCGCCACAATTTAGACATCTACCAGACAGGGGAACAAACAGAAACAATTCTCAACGGCTTAACTATGATAGCAGGGCAACAAACAGCCGATACTCATAGCGCGATCGCACTCAATTATCCTTATGGTATGAGCCGTCAACTCCATAAATGCATTGTTGCTGATAAAGCCCACACTGTATTTAATGGTAGAGTCTTTGTTGCTAAAGCCGCTCAGCTTACGGATGCAGGACAACTCAACCGCAACTTACTCCTCTCTCCCAAAGCCAGGGTAGACACCAAGCCTCAACTGGAAATTATCGCTGATAACGTCAAGTGCAGTCACGGTGCTACTGTCAGCCAGTTGGAAGACGATGAAATTTTTTACCTGCAAAGTCGCGGAATTAACGCTGTTGACGCTCAAAATTTGTTAGTTAACGCCTTTGCTGCTGAGATTATTAACCAACTACCAATTCCCTCTTTACAACAAACTCTGCTCAAAGCCGTCGCATTAAGTCGTAAGTCGTAA
- a CDS encoding vWA domain-containing protein encodes MSDQLRLDEAVEFAENPEPRCPCVLLLDTSGSMQGAAIDALNEGLRALQTDLLQNSLASRRVEVALVVFDSDVRVIQDFVTPDQLELPELTAQGLTCMGTGIHRALDMIQSRKATYRAHGVAYYRPWIFLITDGEPQGESEQLIEQARQRIETDEVNKHVAFFSVGVENANLERLKYISVRTPLRLKGLRFTEMFLWLSASITAVSHSRFDEQVALPPVGWGAT; translated from the coding sequence ATGTCTGACCAATTAAGACTTGATGAAGCGGTAGAGTTTGCTGAAAATCCAGAACCTCGCTGTCCTTGCGTATTACTTCTAGATACTTCAGGTTCGATGCAAGGAGCAGCAATAGATGCTTTAAATGAAGGGCTGCGGGCATTGCAAACAGATTTATTACAAAACTCTCTCGCTTCCCGACGTGTTGAGGTGGCGCTCGTGGTTTTTGATAGTGATGTCAGAGTTATACAGGATTTTGTCACTCCCGACCAACTTGAGCTACCAGAGCTGACAGCGCAAGGCTTAACCTGTATGGGAACTGGAATTCATCGCGCCCTAGACATGATCCAGTCTCGCAAAGCTACATACCGCGCTCACGGGGTAGCTTATTATCGTCCCTGGATATTTTTAATTACAGATGGAGAACCCCAAGGAGAATCAGAGCAATTAATCGAGCAGGCAAGGCAGCGAATTGAGACAGATGAAGTTAACAAGCATGTAGCTTTTTTCTCTGTGGGCGTAGAAAATGCTAATCTGGAGCGGCTCAAGTATATATCTGTCCGCACTCCACTCAGACTTAAAGGACTGAGGTTTACGGAAATGTTTCTCTGGTTGTCTGCTAGCATCACAGCCGTTTCCCATTCTCGCTTCGACGAACAAGTAGCACTACCACCTGTGGGGTGGGGAGCAACTTAG